The nucleotide sequence CACGATCCCGCGCTACTCGAAGATGCGTTGAAGCAACGCATCTTGCTGGTTACACCAACAAGCCTGATTGCGCTGCTCAAATCTATTGCCTACGGCTGGCGCCAGTCAGTATTGACCGACAACGCCGAGAAGATCCGTGACCTGGCAGAAGAGCTTTACAAACGGCTGGCCGGCTTCAGTGAGCATATTGCAGCCCTGGGCAGTTCGCTGGGCAAGAGCGTAGACACCTACAACCGCGCGGTTGGTTCACTGGAGCGCCAGGTATTGCCGAGCGCCCGGCGTTTTACCGAATTGGGAATTACCGAGCGCAAAAAACTTGCCAGCGTCGAACCGATAGACAAGTCTGCGCGCGAGCCGGCCGCCCAGGCCGAGCCGGTAGCCAAACCGGTGCCAAAAGATGCCGGCTGAGCCGGCTACGCCTGCCGCCACTTACATCAGCGCTGCGATCCCGCCCGGATCTATCGACTACTACGTAGCGTTAATGACGCCGGCCCGGCTGCGTGAGCTGACCAGGACCGGCATCGCTCTGGCGAAAGTGATACGCAACGTCGCAATGCAGCCGGGCGAACCACAAATTCGACAGCTGAAGCTGCACTGGTTCGCACAAGAGGTCGAAATGGTGATCGCCGGTACCCCGCGTCATCCACTGACGGCGGAACTGCTTCGACTGTGTCCGCATGAACGCTGGCCTGAGTCGATGCGGGAACTGGTCCAAGCCATGATGACCGAAGCCGCCCAGCCGCCGGCCACTGCCCTGCAGGAATTGCTCCCCGCTGCCCACCGGGCGGCAACCCAGCAGGCGCTGCTCGCGGCAGTGATGCCCACATCAGGCAAAACGAGTATCGATGCGGCGGGCAGTCTCGGTACCGGCATTGCGCTGGCCCGCTTCGTTCGTGATCACGGTGCCGGGCCTCCGGATGTGCGTGACCTCCCGCGGCTGGCGCATGAGCATTTTTCCGCAGCCGATCTGTCGCTCCGACACGAAGCGATGCCTGTCTACCTGCAGGGCGCGTTATACCGACGACAGCTGCGACGACTTGAGGCCGCCGGATACAACGCGGATAAAGCGGCCCTGTCACCGCTGGCGCTGTTGTGGCACAGCTGGCGCGAAGCCCGTAAGCTGCTGCGACCATGATTGAGACAATTGACTATTCACCTGCACCGCAACTGATGCACGATCGAACCGTGCTGATTACCGGCGCCGGCGACGGCATTGGCCGCGCGGTGTCTCTGGCACTGGCGCATCAGGGCGCAACGGTTGTCCTGTTGGGTCGCACCGGCGACAAACTTGCAAAAGTCAGCGACGAAATTGTAAGCAGCGGAGCACCGCAGCCGGCAATACTCGAAGCGGATCTGGAGAAACTGACCTGGGACGAATACCTGGCACTGGCCGAAGCGTTGAAAAACGAATTCGGCCGGCTTGACGGGCTACTGCACAACGCAAGCATTCTGGGCGATCGGGCGCCCATCGAACACTACGACCCGATGACCTGGCATCGCGTGATGCACGTAAACGTTGGCGCTGCATTCCTGCTGACGCGCGCAACGCTCGATTTGCTCAAACAATCACCTGATCCGGCGATTTTGTTTACCTCAAGTGGCGTCGGACGCAGCGGTCGCGCCTTCTGGGGCGCCTACGCAGTTTCCAAGTTCGCAACCGAAGGCTTTATGCAGGTGCTGGCCGACGAGATGACGGGCATGCGCATCAACTGCATCAATCCTGGCCCGACTCGAACGTCCATGCGCGCCGCCGCCTTCCCTGGTGAAGACCCAAAGAACCCGGCCGAACCGGAAACACTGGTGAATGCCTACCTGTACCTGCTGGGTCCTGACAGTGCCGGCATCAGCGGCCGGTCATTCGACGCTCAGGGCGCCGGTGCCGCCAAACCGCAACAGCGGTAAAGACGCGTCAGCTCCCGGCCATCAAGCTCACGGTGTTCGCCGGCCGCCAGATTGCGCTGCAATGTGACACTGCCGTAACGCGTGCGAATGAGCCGGTTGACCTTGCAGCCAACTGCCTCCCACAGCCGGCGCACTTCGCGATTGCGACCTTCCGCCAGGCGGCAGAGGAACCAGGTGTTGGCACCGCCGGCACTTTCCTGTCGCGTTACGGCGGTGAATCGCGCCTTGCCATCATCGAGCTGAACACCGCGGCGCAGTTGCCGCAGTTTCTGCTCGCTTACCTCGCCAAGTACCCGCACCCGGTACTCGCGCGCGACCTCACTGGCCGGTCGCATCAGGGCATTGGCCAGCGCGCCATCCGTAGTAAACAACAAGAGCCCGGAGCTGTTGATATCCAGGCGCCCGACATTGATCCAGCGCCCTGATGCAGGCCGTGGCAGACGGGAAAAGACGGTTGTCCGTCCTTCAGGATCATCACGTGAGCAGATTTGTCCGACGGGTTTGTGATATGCCAGGACACGGGGACGGGCTGCAGCAGCAAGTTCTACCGGCTTGCCATCGATGGCAATACGGTCGGCGCGCGTGACCTTGCTGCCCAGCACGGCCACCTCGCCATTGACGGTAATCCTGCCCGCGCTGATCCAGCTTTCTATCTTGCGTCGTGACGCCACACCGGTAGCGGCAAGGGCTTTTTGCAGCCGCTGCGGTGGCTCAGTCAACCGTACGCGCCGTCACAGCGGCGGTATCCTCGGCTTCCTGTTCTGTAATGGCCTCTTCGGGATCCTGCTCTGCCGCGGTGGCGTCGAGGTCTTCGCTGCCATCTTCATATTGTGTATGCGCGACTTCGTCAGCCGCATCGTCATCTGTTGACTCGTCGGCTGCGGTAGCGCGGAGGTCTTTGCTGCCGTCCTCGTATTCTGCCTGCGCGACTTCGTCAGCCGCATCGTCATCTGTTGACTCGTCGACTGCGGTAGCGTGGCGCTCTTCGCTGCCGTCTTCGTGTTCTGCCTGCGCGATTTCGTCAGCCGGATCATCATCCGTTGACTCGTCGGCTGCGATTTCCTGGGCGTCATGATCGCTGCCCGCCACTACCCGCAGAGAGGTCCCGACCTCTTCCGCCATCTCCAGCTCCAGCTGCGGAACAACCGAATCGATGTCAGCAATATCCTGCAGCGGCGGGAGGTCTTCCAGTTTCTTCAGGCTGAAGTATTCCAGGAACTGCGGGGTGGTTGCATAGAGTGCCGGTCGCCCCGGCACCTCGCGGTGACCTACAACCTTTATCCAGCTACGTTCCAGCAGCGTCCTCATGATGTTGGTACTGACCGCCACACCACGCACGTCCTCGATATCGCCGCGTGTTATCGGCTGACGATAGGCAATAAGCGCCAGTGTCTCCAACAACGCGCGCGAATAGCGCGGGGGGCGCTCTTCCCACAACTTCGTCAGCCACTCGGTCATTTTTGGCCGCACCTGGATGCGAAAACCGGTAGCGACTTCGATCAGCTCGATGCCGCGATCTTCGTAGTCCGCCTGCAGCGCCTTTATCGCTTTGCGGATCTCGGCTCGCTCCGGCCGCTTCCTGAAAGCAAACAGGTCTCGTAACTCGCCCAGCGACAGCGGGCGCCCGGAGGCCAGCAGCGCTGACTCGATTATATTTTTCAGCAGATCATTGTTCATTTGTTTCGCTGGTTTCGTCTTCTGGTTGTTCTGGTTGTTCGAATGCCGACTGCGTACTGCGTCCGGTCGCCTTTACATGAATCGGGCCAAAGGACTCAGCCTGCACGATTTCGAGTATCGATTCGCGGATAAGCTCGAGGATCGCAATAAAAGTAACGACCACCCCGATACGTCCTTCGCGCGGATCAAACAGCGCCGTAAACTCACGGAACTCGACATCCTGGAGGCTGGTGAGAATCTCCGTCATCCGCTGACGTACCGACAGCGCTTCGCGCTGCACGTGGTGATGTGCATACATTTCGGCACGCTGCATAACGTCGCGGAACGCAAGCAGCACTTCTTTCAGTGCAACATCCGGCAGTTTCTGTACTACTTTGCGCTCGACCACGTGTCCTTCGGCAACCACAACGTCGCGCTCGAGCCGCGGCAGCGAATCAATATCCTGTGCCGCATTCTTGAATCGTTCGTATTCCTGCAGTCGTCGTACCAGCTCGGCACGCGGATCGTCTTCGTCGTCGTCTGCTTCGATCGGCCGCGGCAACAGCATGCGCGATTTGATCTCGGCGAGCATGGCCGCCATGACCAGGTACTCACCCGCCAGCTCCAGCTGCAGTTCCTGCATCATGTCGATGTAACGGGTGTATTGCCGGGTTATCTCCGCAATCGGAATATCGAGGACGTCGAGATTCTGCCGCTTGATCAGGTAGAGCAGCAGGTCGAGTGGGCCCTCAAAGGCCTCCAGGAACACTTCCAGCGCCTGCGGCGGTATATAAAGATCAACCGGCAGCTGGGTAACAGGCTCCCCCTCGACCACGGCAAACGGCATTTCGGCCTGCACCGGGCGATTGGCTTGTGCAGTCTCGCTGCCG is from Gammaproteobacteria bacterium and encodes:
- a CDS encoding squalene/phytoene synthase family protein, with amino-acid sequence MPAEPATPAATYISAAIPPGSIDYYVALMTPARLRELTRTGIALAKVIRNVAMQPGEPQIRQLKLHWFAQEVEMVIAGTPRHPLTAELLRLCPHERWPESMRELVQAMMTEAAQPPATALQELLPAAHRAATQQALLAAVMPTSGKTSIDAAGSLGTGIALARFVRDHGAGPPDVRDLPRLAHEHFSAADLSLRHEAMPVYLQGALYRRQLRRLEAAGYNADKAALSPLALLWHSWREARKLLRP
- a CDS encoding YciK family oxidoreductase, whose translation is MIETIDYSPAPQLMHDRTVLITGAGDGIGRAVSLALAHQGATVVLLGRTGDKLAKVSDEIVSSGAPQPAILEADLEKLTWDEYLALAEALKNEFGRLDGLLHNASILGDRAPIEHYDPMTWHRVMHVNVGAAFLLTRATLDLLKQSPDPAILFTSSGVGRSGRAFWGAYAVSKFATEGFMQVLADEMTGMRINCINPGPTRTSMRAAAFPGEDPKNPAEPETLVNAYLYLLGPDSAGISGRSFDAQGAGAAKPQQR
- a CDS encoding rRNA pseudouridine synthase; this encodes MQKALAATGVASRRKIESWISAGRITVNGEVAVLGSKVTRADRIAIDGKPVELAAAARPRVLAYHKPVGQICSRDDPEGRTTVFSRLPRPASGRWINVGRLDINSSGLLLFTTDGALANALMRPASEVAREYRVRVLGEVSEQKLRQLRRGVQLDDGKARFTAVTRQESAGGANTWFLCRLAEGRNREVRRLWEAVGCKVNRLIRTRYGSVTLQRNLAAGEHRELDGRELTRLYRCCGLAAPAP
- the scpB gene encoding SMC-Scp complex subunit ScpB, whose protein sequence is MNNDLLKNIIESALLASGRPLSLGELRDLFAFRKRPERAEIRKAIKALQADYEDRGIELIEVATGFRIQVRPKMTEWLTKLWEERPPRYSRALLETLALIAYRQPITRGDIEDVRGVAVSTNIMRTLLERSWIKVVGHREVPGRPALYATTPQFLEYFSLKKLEDLPPLQDIADIDSVVPQLELEMAEEVGTSLRVVAGSDHDAQEIAADESTDDDPADEIAQAEHEDGSEERHATAVDESTDDDAADEVAQAEYEDGSKDLRATAADESTDDDAADEVAHTQYEDGSEDLDATAAEQDPEEAITEQEAEDTAAVTARTVD
- a CDS encoding segregation/condensation protein A; protein product: MSTETENQPAGSETAQANRPVQAEMPFAVVEGEPVTQLPVDLYIPPQALEVFLEAFEGPLDLLLYLIKRQNLDVLDIPIAEITRQYTRYIDMMQELQLELAGEYLVMAAMLAEIKSRMLLPRPIEADDDEDDPRAELVRRLQEYERFKNAAQDIDSLPRLERDVVVAEGHVVERKVVQKLPDVALKEVLLAFRDVMQRAEMYAHHHVQREALSVRQRMTEILTSLQDVEFREFTALFDPREGRIGVVVTFIAILELIRESILEIVQAESFGPIHVKATGRSTQSAFEQPEQPEDETSETNEQ